In the genome of Brassica napus cultivar Da-Ae unplaced genomic scaffold, Da-Ae ScsIHWf_814;HRSCAF=1164, whole genome shotgun sequence, the window GTAATACTATTGAGCAAAAATTACACAATAATAGAAATACTCTATTTTAGTATaaattatagaagaaaaaatagagtcTTAGGACATCTTGAACCCAaacctatttttttctctatgattctcataaaaataaaatagctcTATTATAAAGTAAGTTTTGCTCCAatagtaactctataatatagttactctgttataaaagaaaaaatagagggATTTCACTTTTTCACTCCAaatataatagagtgaaaaaatGAAATCCATATATTTtctcctctataatagagtaactattgaaacaaaatttaccttataatagagttactctatttttgtGAGAAttattatagaagaaaaaataggtTCGGGTTAGAGATAGttttagaccatgattaactcAAGTCTCTTAACTGGAGTTCTTAACTTCGGTTAAGAGATATAAGAGTCATTTCTtatttgaaaaatgtaaaaaaatgtcaaatcataagTTAAAAACTCTGGTTAAGAAACTGAAGTTAATCATGTTCTTATCGGAGATGCTCttattagaccatctccaatcaCACTCTATAAtttcctctatatttcactctaaaatagagtaactctattatagagttgaatttgctccaatggttcactctataatagagttactctataatagagtgaaatatagagtatttttgttttttcactctatatttggagtaaaaaaataggattactctatatttcactctattatagagtgaaccattggagcaaatttaactctataatagagttactctattttagtgtaaattatagaggaaaaaatagagtgcctttggagatgctcttagttaCTTCTATGTTACCATTATTCTCCTAtgtatttctttattatttaaatatttttttttaaaaaatgtgttAATTTAATGTATGTTGTGTGCGCAAGTGAATTAAAGAAGCCAACTTCCTTGTTCCACTTTCTCCTTAATCTTCTTTTCATATCTCCTATATATACCTCAGTTTCCTACACACTTTCTCCGGTTCCACATCATCTTCTTTGTATATCTACTCTCCTTATTTAATCTTCTTCTACACACACACGCAACCACATGTGTATGTACATGTAAAGCAGATACTGAGATCAATATCGTTATCAATGAATTTACCACCGGGATTCAGATTCTTTCCCACGGACGAAGAGCTCGTCGTCCACTTCCTCCACCGTAGAGCTTCACTCTTGCCTTGTCATCCTGACGTCATCCCTGACCTCGATCTTTACCCTTACGATCCTTGGGACCTTCCCGGTATGTACACTCACATGCATATCTGATATCCCTCTCCATATACGCAGGCCTGCATATACGTATCATGCAACATATTTATAATTGCAAGCCTTTTTTacgaattgttttttttttaataattgactCTATCTATGTATGCATGCATGTGAGTGTGTATCATGTATGTTATATGTTTAGTTGACAATATGTTGATGGTTGTCACCAACTCACCAAGTCACCAACTTAAGTAACTAATCTGTCTTTTCTTTAGCAGTACACTTTTGTTGGGTTGCTCTTTTTaaggattgtttttgtttccaaaatctTACCATACACACAAATACTAATAGTGCCAATCTCTACCTAATAAGTTTCCTTTTAATTCTTTTGGAAGGAATCTATTAATTGGTGAACTGTAATTATTAATATTGCTTTCTTCATATTCATACATATGCACCGATTTAATCATTCAATCTCATGATACACAAACACAATCAATCATATACACACCAAAACATGTACGTGGACATATATAACAACAAATACACATGTAATTAATATACTACTGacaatttatcttctttttttttggctaaactTAGGTACTGACAATTTTTCTTACACTAACTTTGTTTACGTATGATTATAGGGAAAGCTTTGGGGGAAGGGAGGCAATGGTACTTCTACAGTAGAAAGACGCAAGAAAGAGTGACAAGCAATGGGTATTGGGAATCAATGGGAATAGACGAGCCAGTTTTCACAAGCTCCACACACAAGAGAGTGGGTATAAAAAAGTATCTGACTTTCTATCTCGGGGATTCTCAGACTAACTGGGTCATGCAAGAATATTCTCTCCCAgattcctcttcttcatctggTCGATCTTCTAAGAGATCAAGCCGTGGTTCTACTAGTTCTAGTCATAAACCAGTAAGCTCCCTATATTGTTCATAAGCTAACATAAACTTAGGACCGGTCATAAACTTACGCAAGTGAAACATTGACTTATTGtgccaaaatttaaaataatttaaataaacataaaccttagaatttgtaaaaaaaaaaaaatatctagatatataaaaattcttAATAAACTGGTTCAAGCTCCCAAAACTTCAGGGTCATCTTGCCTTAATTTTAAGTTTTCTAGTTAACAAAATTGATCTCCACGTGGCATGGATATTTGTTAACAGGATTATAGCAAGTGGGTAATATGCAGAGTGTATGAACAAAATTCCAGtgaagaagaggatgatgatggGGCAGAACTCTCATGTCTGGATGAAGTGTTTTTGTCTTTAGATGATCTTGACGAAGTAAGCTTACCGTAATGAGGACAGAAGCACCCAAAAAAGAAAAGGTTTAGTGGGCAATTATTTCTAAAATCTTtgtatcaaaaagaaaaaatggaaaaggAGAATGAGAATGACATCATTCTTACAAGTTATGTGTTGTAAGATTAGTAATCCCAATTtgcaagcaagaagcagaacAAAAGGGAAGAATCTCTAGTcttgttgtatttttttttataattcaaatatatGTACACTTTAATACTGAATTAGTTCCCCGAATTCCCTAGTattccaaaaagaaaaatactgaATTAGTTATCTTTGATTTGAATTAATAATTCTCCTTACGATAACCACAACAATAATTCACGAAAATATGTTATATGAACCAATGAAACAATATggtgaaaataaataatagatttaTGGTCAGTTCAATCACAACCCTTAAGTTATTGGTTACTGATTACCAatacaatttaaatttatatatatatatatcgtctTTTTGCCTAATATACCGAAGGTTAGGAGGAAAGCCTCATCTACTAGTTTGGGATGAATTTGCAGCATACTTTGCATCATTTGAACaatattataacttttttttatcaaaagacaATATTATAACCTAAATATACTTTACTGGTAGAAACGATTAGAGTTTTGACTAACAAAATCCAAAGCATTAGAACGTTTTTGTATTAAGAAGTGGGAAATAGTAATGATTATGTTACCACTGGATGCATGCAAATGAGACTTAAAAAAATAAGCCCCCATTGGCAAATAATCATGGGGAAAGGCTTATAGTGTGTTTAAAAAGTTAGAGAGACCAAACTAACTTTTTTCgtttgttctttctttcttgaaaGTTTATctgatttataatttataactcaacaaatatataagaataaatttCTCCTTTTACAGATGGAAGAGACCGGCAGCTTGGAAAACAATGTTTCTAGTAATAATATATGGTGATAACAGTCCTAAGTTCTTAAAGGCAACAAAAAGgttttaagataacaaaatTCAATATTACAAGCAAATTATGTTGAAGTACATAGTGTGACATCTACATTTTTATATGTACGTGTGGCCTAAACCTAGTAGGATTGGTGTTGTGTTAATTATTTATGAGTTTAGCAATCGAGAGCCTTTTTCTCCAAGTTATATagcctctctctttctctatagATCTTTGATTAGGTTTAGTAGTTGTCTTGTGTTGCCGAGCCAAGCAACATTGTCTTTCTtcatctatttt includes:
- the LOC106366248 gene encoding NAC domain-containing protein 104, giving the protein MNLPPGFRFFPTDEELVVHFLHRRASLLPCHPDVIPDLDLYPYDPWDLPGKALGEGRQWYFYSRKTQERVTSNGYWESMGIDEPVFTSSTHKRVGIKKYLTFYLGDSQTNWVMQEYSLPDSSSSSGRSSKRSSRGSTSSSHKPDYSKWVICRVYEQNSSEEEDDDGAELSCLDEVFLSLDDLDEVSLP